The following are encoded in a window of Ricinus communis isolate WT05 ecotype wild-type chromosome 4, ASM1957865v1, whole genome shotgun sequence genomic DNA:
- the LOC8261803 gene encoding BOI-related E3 ubiquitin-protein ligase 1, producing MAVEARHVHLFPSHLITNRDFLKTNQENASNINIYDTQMDSGFTFNETMPAAPFLPFYQSLACDPILAKSSVNNKDDSGLTYNVSAPRKRPRDPINDFDAFTVCHQKTKSSGLLSFLDEDIIFQIQQQQSETDRLIAEHTQKVRMELEERRKKLSRMLAAAIQQGMIKKLKEKDEEVQRIGKLNWVLQERVKSLYTENQIWRELAQTNEATANTLRTNLEQVLAHVSDERRVTGGGGGCAAAATLADDAESSCGSNEYGRRTLAGVGEEEADAVVKDKMAVAVNDNSSSSSSNSNKTNRMCKKCGERESSVLLLPCRHLCLCTFCGSTLLGSCPVCDSAMTGSVHVNLS from the exons ATGGCAGTCGAAGCTCGGCATGTGCACCTTTTTCCTTCTCACCTCATCACCAATAG GGATTtcttgaaaaccaatcaagaGAACGCCAGCAACATCAACATATACGATACCCAGATGGATTCTGGCTTTACTTTCAATGAAACAATGCCTGCAGCACCGTTTTTGCCTTTCTATCAGTCTCTTGCCTGTGATCCGATTTTGGCCAAGTCATCCGTGAATAATAAAGATGATAGTGGACTGACATACAATGTTTCTGCTCCAAGGAAGCGGCCCAGAGATCCTATCAATGATTTTGATGCTTTTACAGTCTGTCATCAGAAGACCAAATCCTCTGGTTTGTTATCGTTTCTTGATGAAGATATCATCTTCCAGATCCAACAGCAGCAATCTGAAACCGACCGCTTAATTGCTGAACAT ACTCAGAAAGTAAGAATGGAGctagaagaaagaagaaaaaagctATCAAGAATGTTGGCAGCAGCAATCCAACAAGGAATGATCAagaaactgaaagaaaaagatgaagagGTACAAAGAATAGGAAAATTGAACTGGGTTCTCCAAGAAAGAGTGAAAAGTCTATACACAGAGAATCAGATTTGGAGAGAATTAGCGCAGACCAATGAGGCCACAGCAAACACTTTGAGGACCAATCTTGAACAAGTTCTAGCGCACGTTAGCGACGAGCGCCGCGTCAccggtggtggtggtggatgTGCCGCAGCCGCCACGCTGGCAGATGATGCTGAGTCGAGCTGTGGAAGCAATGAGTACGGGCGGCGCACGTTAGCAGGAGTGGGGGAGGAGGAGGCGGATGCGGTGGTGAAGGATAAGATGGCGGTCGCGGTGAACGataacagcagcagcagcagcagcaacagcaACAAAACCAACAGGATGTGCAAAAAGTGTGGGGAGAGAGAGTCTAGTGTGCTGTTGCTACCATGCAGGCATCTGTGCCTGTGTACATTTTGTGGGTCCACTTTGCTTGGCAGTTGCCCTGTTTGTGATTCTGCCATGACTGGTAGTGTACATGTTAACTTGTCTTGA